The following are encoded together in the Platichthys flesus chromosome 9, fPlaFle2.1, whole genome shotgun sequence genome:
- the LOC133960375 gene encoding cytochrome c oxidase assembly factor 7, which yields MAGLVDFKDEKEVKEFLDNLGVEYSFQCYKENDPEGCQRLADYMDGVKKNHEAAAQVLKHNCETHGHGESCYKLGAYHITGKGGVTQCLNTAYSLFLRSCNAGGKKSRDACHNVGLLAHDGRAMEGGPDLTAARQYYEKACAGGFAPSCFNLSAMFIEGNSKGLEPDMTQALKFAQRACELGHVWGCANASRMYRLGEGTEKDEKKAEDLKNRAKELHTSEKERQLKFAE from the exons ATGGCGGGACTTGTGGACTTTAAGGacgagaaggaggtgaaggagttTCTGGACAACCTGGGGGTGGAGTACAGCTTCCAGTGCTACAAAGAGAACGACCCTGAAG GGTGTCAGAGGCTGGCAGACTACATGGATGGGGTGAAGAAGAACCATGAGGCTGCAGCTCAGGTGCTCAAACACAATTGTGAAACTCATGGACATGGAGAGAGCTGCTACAAACTGGGGGCTTACCATATAACGGGGAAAG GTGGAGTGACCCAGTGCCTAAACACTGCCTACTCTCTCTTTCTGCGCTCTTGCAATGCCGGAGGAAAGAAGTCTAGAGATGCCTGTCACAATGTTGGCCTGTTAGCCCATGATGGACGAGCTATGGAGGGAGGACCCGACCTTACGGCCGCACGCCAGTACTATGAGAAGGCCTGTGCTGGTGGCTTTGCGCCCTCATGCTTCAACCTCAGTGCGATGTTCATTGAGGGCAATTCCAAAGGACTGGAGCCAGACATGACTCAAGCTTTGAAGTTTGCTCAGAGGGCTTGTGAGCTGGGACATGTGTGGGGCTGCGCCAACGCAAGTCGCATGTACAGACTTGGGGAAGGTACAGAGAAGGATGAGAAGAAAGCAGAGGACCTGAAGAATCGAGCGAAGGAGCTTCACACTtcagagaaggagaggcagCTCAAGTTTGCGGAGTGA